A region from the Rhodamnia argentea isolate NSW1041297 chromosome 7, ASM2092103v1, whole genome shotgun sequence genome encodes:
- the LOC115743110 gene encoding putative glycine-rich cell wall structural protein 1, with the protein MQHSVTCPYISHRSHATNRLFPLYIKLAPIQDKHKSGIAFAPSTMSQFLLFAVLLAIAFSSSVSSARTLAAADMSTGQAGGTESPTGATGSGHGPNWDYNWGWGSSPGSGWGFGSGSGRSPTGFGKGFGYGSGSGTGSGSGFGYGSGGGARGGGYGFGSGSGRSGGGGSGSWSSSSGESGSGSHSPSYSRDRDHLG; encoded by the coding sequence ATGCAGCACTCGGTTACATGCCCCTATATATCTCACAGGTCACACGCCACTAACCGCCTTTTTCCGCTCTATATAAAACTCGCTCCCATCCAAGATAAGCACAAATCTGGAATTGCATTTGCCCCCTCAACTATGTCACAGTTCCTTCTCTTCGCCGTGCTCTTGGCAATAGCCTTCTCATCGTCGGTGAGTTCTGCGAGGACGTTAGCCGCGGCTGACATGTCCACGGGCCAGGCCGGCGGAACCGAGAGCCCAACAGGTGCCACTGGCTCAGGCCACGGCCCCAACTGGGACTACAACTGGGGCTGGGGTTCAAGCCCCGGGAGTGGCTGGGGCTTCGGTTCGGGGTCTGGCCGCTCGCCTACTGGATTCGGCAAGGGATTCGGGTATGGTTCTGGCTCGGGGACAGGATCAGGATCTGGGTTCGGGTATGGTTCGGGTGGAGGTGCTCGCGGCGGAGGCTACGGGTTTGGAAGCGGCTCTGGCAGATCTGGAGGTGGTGGATCAGGCAGCTGGAGCAGCAGTTCTGGTGAATCCGGCTCCGGCAGTCACTCCCCATCCTACTCTAGAGACAGAGACCACCTTGGTTAA
- the LOC115740694 gene encoding histone-lysine N-methyltransferase, H3 lysine-9 specific SUVH5-like: MGDRRFHSLGKRLRVDSPGGCRKPDERTESAENGGGKGGCSSKSRLDGAGASYSKPDDEAAVAVPVRSKTRPTEVNSAKVPYVDACGGVGRRDLRTSAAQGKEGVSDQMKVKEAVRAFHKIFEEVKGARKSKHVFEKDSGISVFSEALERMKMSKKCVNPGKLRGPVPGVEIGQEFCCRAELVVTGVHGQIVKGIDWVSKDGKPYATSIVESGQYSNCMKSKDEVIYCGEGGNRVFGGRGCLKDQKLSGGNLALRNSMHSNHPVRFVRRYKLTKCGSGPRHANHERLSNCKYVYQGIFYVRRYWIERGPFGKLMYMFRLTRDLTRNSHDGTSNVSRALERVCVDDISRGREKVPIRVSGAVGKDGPSPFNYIVDIIYPEQKDLSPPIGCNCEEGCHSMICSCAIKNGRELPYKQDGRISKFKPLVYECGPYCSCSHSCINRASQSGIKFDLEIFQTRGKGWGVRSRSHIPLGSFVCEYIGKVLPDVLASPEFNKHQYFFNIGVVGATHEENGEYFTIDAKANGNIGRFINHSCSPNLYAQNVLYDHDDKSMPHIKFFASKDILPLTELTFDYTVSHVRCADVLQRMKCYCNTVACKEKRPNEERSR, from the coding sequence ATGGGAGATAGGAGGTTTCACTCCCTGGGAAAGCGACTGAGAGTTGACAGCCCCGGAGGATGTCGTAAACCAGACGAACGCACCGAGTCCGCAGAGAATGGAGGAGGCAAAGGTGGCTGTTCATCCAAGAGTCGTTTGGACGGAGCCGGTGCTTCTTACTCCAAACCGGACGATGAAGCCGCGGTCGCCGTTCCAGTGCGCTCGAAGACGCGTCCTACTGAGGTAAATTCTGCCAAAGTGCCCTACGTTGATGCTTGCGGTGGTGTTGGGAGGAGAGACTTGAGAACTTCTGCTGCTCAAGGCAAGGAAGGTGTTAGTGATCAGATGAAGGTGAAGGAGGCGGTTCGCGCGTTTCACAAGATTTTTGAAGAGGTTAAAGGTGCGCGGAAGTCAAAGCATGTGTTTGAAAAAGACTCTGGAATTTCAGTTTTTAGCGAGGCTTTGGAGCGAATGAAAATGTCAAAGAAGTGTGTTAATCCTGGGAAATTGCGAGGCCCTGTGCCTGGTGTTGAAATAGGGCAGGAGTTCTGTTGTAGGGCCGAGCTGGTTGTGACTGGCGTTCACGGTCAAATTGTGAAAGGCATAGATTGGGTATCGAAGGACGGGAAACCTTATGCCACGAGTATTGTTGAGTCTGGCCAATACTCAAATTGCATGAAGTCCAAAGATGAGGTAATTTACTGTGGCGAAGGTGGAAACCGTGTATTCGGGGGAAGGGGTTGCCTCAAGGATCAAAAGCTTAGTGGGGGTAATCTTGCCCTGAGGAATAGCATGCATTCCAATCATCCCGTGCGCTTTGTTCGCAGATATAAGCTTACGAAGTGTGGTTCTGGCCCTAGGCATGCCAACCACGAGAGACTTTCTAACTGCAAGTATGTTTACCAAGGTATATTCTACGTGCGACGGTATTGGATAGAAAGAGGGCCTTTCGGAAAGCTGATGTACATGTTCAGATTGACCAGAGACTTGACGAGAAATAGCCATGATGGGACTTCGAATGTTTCAAGAGCTCTTGAACGTGTTTGTGTGGATGATATATCTCGAGGGAGAGAAAAGGTACCGATTCGAGTTTCCGGTGCAGTTGGTAAGGATGGACCTTCGCCTTTTAATTACATTGTTGATATCATCTATCCAGAGCAAAAGGATCTGTCTCCTCCAATCGGTTGCAATTGCGAGGAAGGATGTCATTCCATGATATGTTCTTGTGCAATAAAGAATGGAAGGGAATTGCCATACAAACAGGATGGAAGAATTTCCAAGTTTAAGCCCCTTGTTTATGAGTGTGGCCCATACTGTTCTTGCTCGCACTCTTGCATAAACAGAGCGAGCCAAAGCGGCATCAAGTTTGACCTAGAGATATTTCAAACTCGAGGAAAGGGGTGGGGCGTTAGATCACGGTCACACATCCCGTTAGGAAGTTTTGTCTGCGAGTACATTGGCAAAGTACTTCCAGATGTGTTAGCCTCGCCGGAGTTCAACAAACACCAGTACTTCTTTAATATCGGGGTTGTTGGTGCCACCCATGAGGAGAATGGTGAGTACTTTACTATTGATGCCAAGGCAAATGGAAACATTGGGAGGTTTATCAACCACAGTTGCTCTCCAAATCTGTATGCACAAAATGTGCTCTATGATCACGACGACAAGAGCATGCCTCACATAAAGTTTTTTGCTTCGAAAGACATACTGCCATTAACAGAGTTGACTTTTGATTACACAGTTAGCCATGTTCGTTGTGCTGATGTCCTGCAAAGGATGAAATGTTACTGTAATACTGTAGCATGTAAAGAAAAGCGTCCCAATGAAGAACGAAGTCGTTAG